The sequence below is a genomic window from Uranotaenia lowii strain MFRU-FL chromosome 2, ASM2978415v1, whole genome shotgun sequence.
CTATCACAGGCTGCACCTAATTGCCTGGTAGCGAAACAAAGGAGAAGTAATAAACCCGCCGTGTTGATCAGTCGCAGAAGAATATACAGTCCACTTTTTCGTTGCCATTGGTTGTATCGTTTCGGTGTATTAATTAAAAGATTTCCTTGTGAACATATCACTTGATTAAAGTGTTTTCAATATAAGTTCGAACCTCCAAACGCCTGGGAACTTCGCGGGAATTCCGAACCAGCGATATATTTGGGAATTGGCCCCaacattggtccttcgaaccggataaaTCCGCGAAGTTTGTGCGCGTATTGTGATCGATCCTTTTGTGCGTGAAAGTCTCTATTGAAGTAGATTTTTTGTGTACTCAGGCATTGCTTGGGTTTGCCCATATTATGCAGATTCTTTCTTACATGGTGGCCCGTTTCCAGTGAAATTGAATTGGGTCTTGTTGGGCGGCTAGTCATTGGCCAATTGAGTATTAGCAAATGTCTGATTAAGCGGTGTGTCGTTCTGAACGGTAAATCTGTGTCCCCGAGAGAACCCTAGTGCTATTGGGCAAATTAAAATTGAGCTCGAGTCTACCCCGGGAGAAAAGTGTTGGGTTGTTTAATCGGCATTTTATAAAAGCCTTGAAAAGCCGTTTCGTTACGCTTATGATAGTGCCTGGAGAAGTGAATTTTGTGATCAATATTAATAAAATGCTACAAAAAATTGCTGCGAAGAAATCGGAATGGATCATTTGTGCTGACTTTGGATGGATTTTCTAAGGATTCACCGGGAACCAGAGCACTAAGGCGGAATCAAGATAAGTACTAACGTTTTTATAGAGTGTGTGGGTGCGAATGAGATTTTGAGTGGTTGAGGTGGCATGAATGCAAACTAAGGTTTTGATCGAGATAAGCAAAatactttatttaattttgcatGATTCATATGATTGTGgagttttagaagcgttttGCGGTTGATATTGTCAATTCATTGTCGTTGAGGTCTCGGGAGTGTATTGTGATCAGTGTTAAAAAGTGTTTGTAATACAAAATGGCCGAGGAGCTTCGTCGTTTATCTAAAAAAGAgcaaattttgtggagtttaCTGGAGCACTTAGAAGATTTTCTTAACGAGTTTGAGGATGATAGAGATCGTTGTTCACTCCAACCACGATTGGCCAAGCTGGATGAAGCCTACGACACATTTTGCGACGTGCGCACGCAGGTTGAAGTGATCATGGAAGACGCTGAAGACGAGTTTGAAAATGATGACGTGAAAAAGGAAACCCGGAGAAAGGAATGCAAGAAGACGTTTAAGAAGTTTATGGACAAgtatttttcagtgaaaatgcAGCTATTGTCGAAGATGGAATCGATGCCTGTTAGTTCAAGGTACCACAGATCCTCtgttcccgattcagccatgaCATGTCACACGAGATATCCTGAACTGACACTGCCTATTTTTTCCGGAAAACTTTCAGACTGGATTAATTTCCGGGACAACTTTAGGTCGCTGATACATGACAACGCACTGTTGAATGAAATGGACAAGTTTAATTACCTGCGTACGTCGTTGAGAGATGATGCACTTCTACAGATCAACCAGATTCATGTATCAGCAATAAACTACGGCCTGGCTTGGAGCATACTGGAGTCGAAATACGAGAATCACAAGCTGATTGCTCAGGAGCACATGAAGGCTCTCTTTGCGGCACCTGCTATGCGGATGGAAAGTTTTGAAGGGTTGAATGTACTGTTAACAACTTTCAAAACAAACCTTCAGCAGTTGGAGAAGTTGGGCCAGAAGACAAGCGATTGGAGTGCATTGTTGGCATTCATGCTTTCGCAGAAGTTGGACGCAGGAACATATCGACTTTGGGAAACTCACCATGCTTCTAAAAACGTACCTTCCTACGAAGCAATGGttgagtttttagaaaatcaGTGTTCGATTTTGCAATCGACTGCCAATCGGAGTGGGAATGACTATCAACGCAATTTTAGAGCTCCCATCAGCCACAGCACCGTTACAGTAGAGAGATTTTGTCTTGTCTGTGGGAATGGATCGCACAAGGTCGAACATTGCTCGAGATTCAGCAGGATGAGAGTGATTGATCGGAAAGTTTTGATTAGAAGATTGGGACTCTGCTTCAACTGTTTAGATTCTGAACATTTGGTAGCAGACTGTTCGGTTAATTCCTGCCCGAAGTGTGGACTACGTCACCATCACCTGCTTCATCCATATTCTCCAGACCATAGAAA
It includes:
- the LOC129743317 gene encoding uncharacterized protein LOC129743317; translated protein: MAEELRRLSKKEQILWSLLEHLEDFLNEFEDDRDRCSLQPRLAKLDEAYDTFCDVRTQVEVIMEDAEDEFENDDVKKETRRKECKKTFKKFMDKYFSVKMQLLSKMESMPVSSRYHRSSVPDSAMTCHTRYPELTLPIFSGKLSDWINFRDNFRSLIHDNALLNEMDKFNYLRTSLRDDALLQINQIHVSAINYGLAWSILESKYENHKLIAQEHMKALFAAPAMRMESFEGLNVLLTTFKTNLQQLEKLGQKTSDWSALLAFMLSQKLDAGTYRLWETHHASKNVPSYEAMVEFLENQCSILQSTANRSGNDYQRNFRAPISHSTVTVERFCLVCGNGSHKVEHCSRFSRMRVIDRKVLIRRLGLCFNCLDSEHLVADCSVNSCPKCGLRHHHLLHPYSPDHRNPSNNRYFSQAPRRPQRANSESRSESYSQLDQSQTQPLQNNSPPIHQPPPTNTPTVSHHTTTLVSTETQPHTAILSTAVVMLADSSGNTVLARALLDNGSQICLMTEKLSQKLKFERFRENLLVKGVGGSTNVSKESVLARIVSCTSSFTSAERNFFVLPQITLDLPQRNIDVNTWKLPSSISLADPDFNKSGPVDLVIGVSAFYEMLLPNQMRINDDGPILQNTHLGWIVAGQLPETTVLSCSTVIPRDSSEKPVKDLIRCKPQCWVSLFFVLCFVLLIAARSFYNTAWPAIVQVIMFLQELWKEKPFLDGTWKRERQLYWMQFKNKMYGFYEGSIPRCILLAAQRWTDKLPKFPTTRDLQPQSKDPTKY